From the genome of Thermoflexus hugenholtzii, one region includes:
- a CDS encoding ABC transporter ATP-binding protein, translating to MVYAVELREVSKRFGEVEAVHQVSLQIREGEFFSLLGPSGCGKTTTLRMIAGFERPDAGEILIRGQRMNEVPPFHRPVNTVFQHYALFPHMTVFENVAFGLEMKRLPREEIRRRVAEALRLVRLTGLENRYPRQLSGGQQQRVALARALVNRPAVLLLDEPLGALDLKLRKEMQLELKNLQHQVGITFIYVTHDQEEAMTMSDRIAVMNQGRVLQVGTPVEIYERPATRFVADFIGETNFLEGRLVAFEEGYARVEVEGFPLLAARPDGISPGQSVTVAIRPERIHVSLEEPLAFPNRYPGRIEEMIYIGTDTLFRIRLNERLALRARMQNREGIAPLAGYAPGSAIWVAWIPESARVLRE from the coding sequence ATGGTTTACGCAGTAGAGCTGCGGGAGGTGAGCAAGCGCTTTGGAGAGGTGGAGGCCGTCCATCAGGTCTCCCTGCAGATCCGGGAAGGGGAGTTCTTCTCGCTGCTCGGCCCTTCAGGGTGCGGGAAAACCACCACCCTGCGCATGATCGCCGGCTTCGAGCGGCCGGATGCCGGCGAGATCCTGATCCGCGGCCAGCGTATGAATGAGGTTCCTCCGTTCCACCGCCCGGTGAACACCGTCTTCCAGCACTACGCCCTCTTCCCCCATATGACGGTCTTCGAGAACGTCGCCTTCGGCCTGGAGATGAAACGTCTCCCCCGGGAGGAGATCCGTCGTCGGGTGGCGGAGGCCCTGCGTCTGGTGCGCCTGACCGGGCTGGAGAACCGCTATCCTCGCCAGCTTTCCGGCGGCCAGCAGCAGCGGGTGGCCCTGGCCCGCGCCCTGGTCAACCGCCCGGCGGTCCTGCTCCTCGACGAGCCCCTGGGCGCCCTGGACCTCAAGCTGCGCAAGGAAATGCAGCTGGAATTGAAGAACCTCCAGCACCAGGTCGGCATCACGTTCATCTATGTCACCCATGATCAGGAAGAGGCCATGACCATGTCCGACCGCATCGCCGTGATGAATCAGGGGCGGGTGCTCCAGGTGGGCACGCCGGTGGAGATCTACGAGCGCCCCGCCACCCGCTTCGTGGCCGATTTCATCGGGGAGACCAATTTCCTGGAGGGTCGGCTGGTCGCCTTTGAGGAAGGATACGCCCGGGTGGAGGTGGAAGGATTCCCCCTCCTCGCCGCGCGGCCGGATGGGATCTCCCCGGGCCAGTCGGTCACGGTCGCCATCCGCCCCGAGCGGATCCATGTGAGCCTGGAGGAGCCCCTCGCGTTCCCCAATCGCTATCCCGGCCGGATCGAGGAGATGATTTACATCGGGACGGACACCCTCTTTCGGATCCGCTTGAACGAGCGCCTCGCCCTGCGGGCGCGCATGCAGAACCGGGAGGGCATCGCGCCCCTGGCCGGCTATGCGCCGGGGTCCGCGATCTGGGTCGCCTGGATCCCGGAGAGCGCCCGGGTGTTGCGGGAGTGA
- the speB gene encoding agmatinase, with the protein MGRYQPPDALAFPRFAGIRTFMRLPHVQNPEGVDVAILGLPFDTGATFRVGARFGPEAIRSASVLLRPYHPFLRVNLFEHLSVVDAGDAPVAPGFIEDSLRRIAEFLTPWAAAGVILIGLGGDHSVLLGELRAVAAAYGPVALVQLDSHPDTWDAYFGHRYTHGTVVRRAIEEGLILPQRSIQVGLRGPIYSPEDWEAARALGLEIVTAGEARALGLEGTARRILQRVGDHPAFLSVDIDFFDPAYAPGTGTPEVGGFASWEGLTLLRGLIGLPLVGMDVVEVLPAYDPAGITALLAANVVYEGLALLAARRRDGLPAVALLGARPEGM; encoded by the coding sequence ATGGGGCGATATCAGCCACCGGACGCGCTGGCTTTCCCGCGGTTTGCGGGGATCCGCACCTTCATGCGCCTGCCCCACGTTCAGAACCCTGAGGGGGTGGATGTGGCCATCCTGGGGCTCCCGTTCGACACCGGGGCGACGTTCCGGGTGGGCGCTCGCTTCGGCCCGGAGGCCATCCGCAGCGCCTCGGTCCTCCTGCGTCCCTATCATCCGTTTCTCCGGGTGAACCTCTTCGAACACCTCTCCGTGGTCGACGCCGGGGACGCTCCGGTGGCCCCCGGCTTCATTGAGGATTCCCTGCGGCGCATCGCGGAGTTCCTGACGCCGTGGGCCGCCGCCGGCGTGATCCTCATCGGGCTGGGCGGGGATCACTCGGTTCTTCTGGGGGAGCTGCGGGCAGTGGCCGCGGCTTACGGGCCGGTGGCCCTGGTTCAGCTCGACAGCCATCCCGATACCTGGGACGCTTATTTCGGGCATCGGTATACCCACGGCACGGTGGTGCGACGGGCCATCGAAGAGGGGCTGATCCTCCCCCAGCGGTCCATCCAGGTGGGACTGCGCGGGCCGATCTACAGCCCGGAGGACTGGGAGGCGGCCCGGGCCCTGGGCCTGGAGATCGTGACCGCCGGGGAGGCGCGCGCTTTGGGCCTGGAGGGCACCGCCCGCCGCATCCTCCAGCGGGTAGGAGATCATCCCGCGTTCCTTTCCGTGGACATCGATTTCTTCGATCCGGCTTATGCGCCGGGCACCGGCACGCCGGAGGTGGGCGGCTTCGCTTCGTGGGAGGGTTTGACCCTCCTGCGGGGTCTCATCGGCCTGCCGCTGGTGGGGATGGACGTGGTGGAGGTGCTGCCGGCCTATGATCCGGCAGGGATCACAGCCCTCCTGGCGGCCAACGTCGTCTACGAAGGCCTGGCGTTGCTGGCCGCCCGCCGGCGGGATGGCCTTCCCGCCGTCGCGTTGCTCGGCGCCCGGCCGGAGGGCATGTGA
- a CDS encoding zinc ribbon domain-containing protein yields MGDRGFGYNLGQPDILGEDPKPMDLTDLILLPIAFLGATVAAFWLSMVIWTFRDIRSRTRDLPTQFLATLLVAVLNVPGLLIYLILRPRETLAEAYERALEEELILQTLEEIEQCPACGRRVKAEFIVCPYCHTRLKQRCPRCQRPLRLEWTLCPYCGVSVSGAAPSPALAAPARGGSAGPE; encoded by the coding sequence GTGGGAGATCGGGGATTCGGCTATAATTTGGGGCAACCGGACATCCTGGGAGAGGATCCGAAGCCTATGGATCTCACCGATCTGATCCTGTTGCCCATCGCCTTCCTGGGCGCGACCGTCGCCGCCTTCTGGCTGAGCATGGTGATCTGGACCTTCCGGGACATCCGGTCGCGCACCCGGGATCTGCCGACCCAGTTTCTGGCCACCCTGCTGGTGGCGGTGCTGAACGTCCCGGGCCTGTTGATTTACCTGATCCTGCGCCCTCGGGAGACGCTGGCGGAGGCCTATGAGCGGGCCCTGGAGGAGGAGCTGATCCTCCAGACCCTGGAGGAGATCGAACAGTGCCCGGCGTGCGGCCGCCGGGTGAAGGCTGAGTTCATCGTTTGCCCCTACTGCCACACTCGTCTGAAGCAGCGCTGCCCGCGGTGCCAGCGGCCGCTCCGCCTGGAGTGGACGCTCTGTCCCTACTGTGGGGTCAGCGTGAGCGGGGCCGCGCCCTCCCCGGCTCTCGCCGCCCCCGCCCGAGGAGGCTCCGCCGGCCCGGAGTGA